The Danaus plexippus chromosome 20, MEX_DaPlex, whole genome shotgun sequence sequence ttataatataatttaagtttataatgtGACAGTTACTTCTCAAGCAAAGAGGATGTACGAGTAACATCCAGGCTgtatatatctaaataattctattaattataatgcaatGGCGACATTAACATAATTCATATGTcataaatctaatattatcaatgtgaATAGCTATTAACATGCACTTAATCGTATTGCTGTTGCTGTCTTTCGGTGCTGTAGTGTTTGAatgataacaattaaaattatataataattaatgtttgtttgttttaatatttatatatacttttttgtgTACTAGAGTTACactatacaaatttattacgcTGGTGAAGCCGCGAGCAAAAGTTAGTCTTTCATTCTATTTTGAACGCTTATGTTAATTTCTTCAACAGTGTAGTCGATAGTTAGTtgcattaattattgtttcaatTAAGGCTAAGAATTACGTGCTCTTTTTTGAAGTTTTCCTTTTATACCATCAATGTTTTAATGACCACTCTTATATaacgttattattatacataattaagatTAATGTAAAACGGTTTAAATGTTcttaaatatcgaaaaatacttaaaaaatctttgtttaaaaaaaatacacgcataataattattttaaggatatgaaaaaagaaagaaataaaattctttgaaattgTTAAAGCATTCCAAAGCGTTCTGTATGAGATAATTGCatataaacaatgttattcAAGTTTTACATCAGCGTAACTAAAATAGACTGCACAGGATAATTGCGAAGTAACTAATAAGAGCAAGAATCATGCTGTCAGTGAGATACATAGTAATTAACAGGCTCTCCAATAAATCTTAAGATATATCCCGCGgctatagtaattgaattgttagccttttaaataattacacataTACTGTTGGGATCCAGTTATCCTTAATTTATGTACGTACAAAACCCGACTTTATAATTTGAGTTGATTGAAATTGTAgggttataaattattatactataaattatttaacattacctTGTCTGTAAGgtgaatacatttaaatttaaatttatattatctgtgttcggaaatttaaaaattacaattgtcaaaataaaaaagtaaaaattttaacgtcTTAAAAagatgtataaattaaatataagtgttgcgtaaataatattaaaaaaatgacagTGTTTAAGTAATTGATATGTTGAATTTTTCTTAGTAACTGTCAATCGTTTTCGCtctaattaacataaaaaagtcaatgtaatacaaaaccgtattgttttaaaagatgTTCGAGTATTGTATATCAAACGGAACAAGATTTTAAGGTCTAAACATGAAAGtatcaaagaaatttattcatttcacCGCTACCTTTTAATAGTGGGTATCAAAGGCGTAGTAAATAGCATCAAACAGTGTTTTTAAGATTGTATTGACGATAGTCTTTAACAGTTCATTGTTGGTTTATCGAAggtggaaataaaattgtagtcATGGTTGAAATTCAGGAAACCGGAAAATATTGAGCAGCgtctttttacaataaaaaagtaaaataaaaagacacctattgttattacattattctttacatataaatgtttatgaaatttaaatttcgaattcaatgttttgtcaaaaaatttcaaatttgtttaattatttgaattatcaatgtttCGACAGTTAAACTTTTTGATGTTTTAGTTCACAACGTTAACGTGGTAAATTCGAAAATTGTAAACATTGTAGGATTGTTCTAATTTCCGaacgaacaaaataaaattatagcaagTTTTCTAATtgctctatttatttttaattgctgAGTGTTGTTTCACTAATTTGCTTTTTATCAAGTTAAAGTTTACTTAACATATAATTGAGTGTATGTGGGTTAGTGGTTCTTTGTTAAgttattgacataaaatactatgtttttaaattcgtaattgttctaaaaatattacgtatttaattatcaagTCTGTTCTTTAAcaagatattaaatacatgtttCATAATGACTGGCTAGAGATAAAGttatttgctttttaatttgttctaaaaatacacatatttaaaatacttcgagaatatttatgtagcatttggataatttttatttcctgaaTAGTCTTATAAACAaggataatataattaaaagcatttatatttatgtatatataaagttcgTACAGTGCTGCCATAAATATTCATCTGCCGATGCTACATCGATGTTTCAAAGGTCAAATGTTGATTAGTGAGAGAGAATCGTCCAGTAATAAAGTACATCATTGCTCTACAATACAAGATATACAATtgaattaagattttaatgcGCCGTGAACAGGGGCCGAGGGTAGTGATGTGTTGTTACATGATATATcgattatattgtttatcgATATCCCACATATATTCGGCgccaaattttaattgtattttaagtcTTTTTGTCGTTTTCTAGGAAAAAGTGTATCATTTACGGCTCGTCCTATTTACTGTCTTTATGATTACACCAAGTTTGCAATGACACATtgcatacggagcgttaagagtttttattcatgaatcttctcacattatagtattaacataggttatttaatgaaaatgggTAAAAGATTCGTATATAGTATGACGAGACAAACTTTTGCTAAGCGTACAGATggaataatagattttttacttACCAATAAATAGgtaattgtttaaatgaaactaatactttACGGacatactacgcgtgctttttttttgttgatgtGAATTcacgtctcgtctgcccgtaatcacggttactgaaaaataaccgaaacttcgggaatatgtagtttttatacaaaaaaaaagcacgcgtagtatatccaaaaaatataagtttcatttaaatgaataaaactcgcgaaagtcttagacccCATTATGGTTAATTGTTGCTGACTTAaggcttttaaattttcactgttgcttttatttaatatattatatcctaTGTATCTATtggaataatttatacattacgTTACGAATACTAACTTAACCAACTACATATTATAGAGataatattgcttttataattatataaataacattaattagttTGCTTTTCAATTGAggacattataataacttagtGACAGGTTGTTTAAACCAATACTTGTACGCTATTAGGAgggtaaataattaaaagtgtcACTTATTGTTAATGTGTGCATTAATGTgtttgtttaaagtaaaacaCTTTTATAGCATTTCTTATCAGAccttatgtttatttgttattgataattttggtTGTTCATtactgaataataaacatattttaataatattataaatttgaaagtttgtggcatttttttgtatttagtttGTTGATAGTTCACGTGAAAAAAACTGAATGgactttgataaaatttaaagtaataccTATAGTCTAGATATCAGAATGAGATAGAGGctatactttattttgaaattccGTGTAATTATCTCAGGATTAAGTCGTAATAGTTGTATTACGTTCTGAGTTTTAAATCCTGTGACTATAGATGTCATTGCCGGTTATTTACCATAATCttcattcttttaaaatactttatacatttctaaataaGCCCAATTCCTAAGACTACCAATTCGCAGATGAATAGTAATAACACGATATACTTCTCTTATGTAATGCCACATGAATTTTCGTTTAATTAAacgtaattcttattaaaatttaataatattatgtaatgacGGGaaggttaaatattaaataatttaattattataggaaactaaaaaacatagataaaatatcatcacACGGTAACATCACTATTTCTTTAGTAGTGACGCACAATCGGTGTAATGGCCCGGTGAAGTGGATACGGGAGTCTATTTGGCATTGTACTAAATTACCGATCTAGTTTGCCGAGATTGTTTCAATTGTACCTGAACCTTGTCTAgggaacaaaacaaaaatatgtacgtTTATACTCCTTAGTAAAAACctcattaactttaaaatatctatgaattaataataacataaataacgcTTTAATCTTAGCAAAAATGTCGTTAAAGCAGACgtaaaatttgtttagtttagttccatttaaattaagatattttattgacattatatgcttttcctattttatttttatgcctCCCAAGCGGTCACAgtccataattttttatagtccGTGttgaaacagaaaatattctcaacGATGTCATTAGCTATGAATCTTTATTTTAcaggaatataattaaaaaacttgtaatttgttaataaaacagGATATTATGTATCCATTCGCAtagtaaagatataaatatattaggatatggataaaatttttatatatttgaataacaaagtgtggtttttaaaagttgaaatgtattatatcATAGAAGTATTGAAAGGCGACCTCGGTAACAATTAGCGGTAATTAAACGTTAATAAATGAATTCGTCAGGTGTTTCTGTTGCGATATGTTTGGTTGATGAACTCGCAACTCAGTTCAGATGTCAAGAGCCATCAATGAGATGCAGCTTCCCAGAAACATCCAATTGCATTCGATTAAGAAAATAACGGACAATTGATGAGCTTTGAGACTTCGAAATGTATTAGGGTTCAACGGTTCAATGTAGATAGACCCTTGAAGTCTATTTGTTCACAAAATTAACGATTAACCTAATACAATAAAGTACTTATATGTAGAGCATTGGTTATACGTTTATGcgaataacaattttatggaCATTATACTATAGAGGTCaaagttatttgaattattattgacCCACAGAAATCATAAGGGCGTACAAGTAgctaatatactttaatatgttattttaaaattgacgtgaacataattttgaggttaaaaaaaaagaaacaaactcACAAATCTACACCGATAATTTTCCAGTATTTTCTACGTGATTTATTTAGTGTTATTCAAAAATGTGAAAATACCATATACTAGAAACTTCTGAATATAATTCAATCAGATTTAAAGTCTTATGCATTTTATTCCCTTGACATCTATAAACTACAACTCAGCCGCGGATGATACTGTATCGACGAaatcacaattttataatattaaatcttttaaatagaactttttttttattgaatactatttattttaaatatatccatTTGATAGGctaatattactaatattacTAGTACTGTAAGGGCcagtcattattttataaatcgcGAACAGACAACAATAAACCATAAAGAAGTTAAAAGCTCCGGCTGTAAAATGATTCCGGTGTCCGAAATTGTGCAAACATCGTGCCATTGTTACCGATTTTAGTATTCAATCGTTACGTTAAACGGGAAATAGAGATTTCGagataaaatcttaataatactGTCGCTGAATTACAAATGAACGAGAATTTGCGAAGCGGGCGAGAGGTTTTGCTGTTTCatcttaatattctttttctttatagCAATTGAATCTTAAGTAGGGAAATTCTTTTAtcgtagtttaaaattattgagttTATGTTAggcataatgagatctaagattttctcactcctcgtctgcccgtgatcacggttgctgcaaagtaaccgaaacgtcgggattatgtagtttttaaataataaaatccgcgtagtaaatccgaataacactagtttcatttttatgttagGCTTTATTAGACGATTAGGTAACTTAAAGTTTTCCCGAAATCGCGGTTGgtgtttcaattataaataacatgaattatattttcgttttgAAGAAATAGAatcatatttgaaaaactGGTTTTACGTAACTGTGTATACatggatatataaaaaatattttttttttaattttgtttggaGATACTTTAATGTCTGAAACCCGCCTTATTCTTAAATGTGTcccaataattaaataaatttataataatgatgttcAAATGTGattttcatacataattttaagatattaatacattttctttctaaTTATGACATTGTATAAGTAATGAGATGCTGCTGTATGACCTACTTCCCTTTCCTCGTTCTTCGTTTTACAGAAATAGAATCGACTCCGAGATGTTTTCCCggattatatttgttaaatgttgtattgcattttatatgaattaaagtaaaaaaaatatgattatttttaaactatgttaTTAGTGTTTTCATTGTACATTtcgtttttatctttatttcaagatataataattaatttactattaataaatagaaaatttttgagCATCACATCAGAGCACGCTAAGAAAACGGCATATTATatgattcaattaatattgtgGGATAGAATAAGAAAAGGAAGCTATAGTTTTCTGAGTATAGGGAAATTTTGATCTGGTTGTGACGTCTGTTTCACTAATGAGGATCTctatgttgaaaaataaacaaaaaaaaaatataaagcattaatgtatgtgtttaattttgaaatcagCGTTCatacaaaagttataaaataatgttgacgATGTTGGCTACATCAAGATTTGGAAACTCTAAAGATAAGTAAGTTAGAAGAAAGAACAGTAAGTGAAAGAGAttctgcaaataaaaaaatacacatttacatacattaagGATCACATCACCATTTTAAGTGTTTACTTTGAAGTGAGGACGCCACTAAAAAAAACGCCTCTAAACTCATCTTATCTCATATGACTGTCAATTATGACTaatggtatattatttataaaaaaaaaaataagccttTATTGCTGTTTTAACTTACAAACACTGCTTCCACTAActaaatacgttttataatattatcccttatttattaatcaaattttatattacttctaATTAAATGCGCGTATCGGCGTTCGGCTTAAAAACAGCTTGTTTTTCGACAAAGGGCTCCTCTAAAGATTTCCATATCTTTGTGTCTTTTGCTACTCGGATCCATTCTGGACCAGCCtcttttttaatgtcatcCTCCCATCTTTTAGTTCGTCGtcctttgtttcttttaacatCTCTTGGGTACAACTCTGTTACAATTTTCGTCCACTTCCCTTGTTCTCCCTTACCATGTGTCCTGTCCATCGCCATTTCTGTGTTCGATATAATGAATAGGCCTGAGTAAAttgtgttttcttttttatctgttaGTCTAACTTTACCTTTTCTCTTGATTCCAATCGCACTCCTCTCTATACTATTCTGGCAGACGTTTGTTTTATGTGCAAAATTTCCTGTTAACGCCCAAGTTTGACAGCAATATATCAAACATGGCAGAATGCACATATTgtatacttttcttttttctttaattggCATATGCCTAGCCATTATAACTTAGTTACCAGTGTCTCTTCCATGTATTGGCTATTCTCCTATCGATTTCCTTATGCGTGGGTTTTGTAGGTGATATTAACTGTTCTTAGTATACGTATTCTCCTACGTATCCTATTTCTTGCATGTTTACTGTGATCTTACGTGGCTTCGGTGAGTTATTCATAACTTTTGTTTTCGCGAGGTTCATTGCTAGCCCCGCTACTTCACTCCGGTCTGATACCTGTTGTAGCATATGTTGTAATGTTTTAGGAGATTCGGAGAACACTATTAGATCGCCTACAAAACGGAGATGACTCAGATTTTCGTCGTTTACATTGAGTCCACGTTCGTTCCATTTTAGTTGTCTAATTATCATCACTAgggttgttaaaaataattaagatgaaACAGGGTCACTTTGACGAACACTTCGGTCTATAGGGAATTCCTTTCCTGGTTTTGACAATCTGACTTGTGTTGTGCCTCtggtgaatataaaatataaatatatgtttaaaattcttatgtcttctcttatatattattctttgtcTTGTATAATTTGAGTTCGCAAAGCTTCCCAGATATATTCATGTTCCAGGGATTTAAAGGCTTTGTTATAGTC is a genomic window containing:
- the LOC133319452 gene encoding uncharacterized protein LOC133319452; the encoded protein is MIIRQLKWNERGLNVNDENLSHLRFVGDLIVFSESPKTLQHMLQQVSDRSEVAGLAMNLAKTKVMNNSPKPRNFAHKTNVCQNSIERSAIGIKRKGKVRLTDKKENTIYSGLFIISNTEMAMDRTHGKGEQGKWTKIVTELYPRDVKRNKGRRTKRWEDDIKKEAGPEWIRVAKDTKIWKSLEEPFVEKQAVFKPNADTRI